One Streptomyces sp. ML-6 genomic region harbors:
- a CDS encoding folylpolyglutamate synthase/dihydrofolate synthase family protein, with translation MSEPRPSDRYDDSDPDETFAGIVDEETQRDPDLAVIEAGSRTLRTRSGPPPGDAVPARPADPEVDKALRAVEQELAGRWGETKLEPSVTRIAALMDVLGEPQRAYPSIHITGTNGKTSTARMIEALLGAFDLRTGRYTSPHVQSITERISLDGVPIAPERFVEAYQEIKPYVEMVDNSQPYRLSFFEVLTGMAYAAFADAPVDVAVVEVGMGGSWDATNVIDGSVAVVTPISLDHTDRLGSTPAEIAAEKAGVVKQGATVILAQQPVDAAQVMLKKAVEVDATVAREGMEFGVVSREVAVGGQLLTLRGLGGEYEEVFLPLYGAHQAHNAAVALAAVEAFFGIGAEQPGSLDIDTVRQAFASVISPGRLEVVRSSPTVVLDAAHNPAGARATAEGLSEAFGFSRLIGVVGTSGDKDVKGLLEAFEPIFAEVVVTQNSTARAMDVDALAAVAVEVFGDERVQVEPRLDDALEAAITLAEEEDEYAGAGVLVTGSVITVGEARLLLGRR, from the coding sequence GTGAGTGAGCCCCGCCCTTCCGACCGGTACGACGACTCCGACCCCGACGAGACCTTCGCGGGGATCGTCGACGAAGAGACCCAGCGCGACCCCGACCTGGCGGTGATCGAGGCCGGGAGCCGCACGCTGCGCACCCGCTCCGGGCCGCCGCCGGGCGACGCGGTCCCCGCCCGCCCCGCCGACCCCGAGGTGGACAAGGCACTGCGCGCCGTGGAGCAGGAGCTCGCCGGGCGCTGGGGCGAGACCAAGCTGGAGCCCTCCGTCACGCGCATCGCCGCGCTGATGGACGTGCTCGGCGAGCCGCAGCGCGCCTACCCCTCGATCCACATCACCGGCACCAACGGCAAGACGAGCACGGCCCGCATGATCGAGGCGCTGCTCGGCGCCTTCGACCTGCGCACCGGCCGCTACACCTCGCCGCACGTGCAGTCGATCACCGAGCGGATCAGCCTGGACGGCGTCCCGATCGCCCCCGAGCGCTTCGTCGAGGCGTACCAGGAGATCAAGCCGTACGTGGAGATGGTCGACAACTCCCAGCCGTACCGGCTCTCCTTCTTCGAGGTGCTGACGGGCATGGCCTACGCGGCCTTCGCCGACGCACCGGTCGACGTCGCCGTCGTCGAGGTCGGCATGGGCGGCAGCTGGGACGCGACGAACGTCATCGACGGCTCGGTCGCCGTCGTCACCCCCATCTCGCTGGACCACACCGACCGGCTCGGCTCCACGCCCGCCGAGATCGCCGCGGAGAAGGCCGGGGTCGTCAAGCAGGGCGCCACGGTCATCCTGGCGCAGCAGCCCGTGGACGCCGCGCAGGTCATGCTGAAGAAGGCCGTCGAGGTCGACGCCACGGTCGCCCGCGAGGGCATGGAGTTCGGCGTCGTCTCCCGCGAGGTCGCCGTCGGCGGGCAGCTGCTGACGCTGCGCGGCCTGGGCGGCGAGTACGAGGAGGTCTTCCTCCCGCTGTACGGCGCCCACCAGGCGCACAACGCCGCGGTGGCGCTCGCCGCGGTGGAGGCGTTCTTCGGGATCGGTGCCGAGCAGCCCGGTTCGCTCGACATCGACACGGTCCGCCAGGCGTTCGCCTCGGTGATCTCGCCGGGCCGCCTCGAAGTGGTCCGCTCCAGCCCCACCGTCGTCCTGGACGCGGCGCACAACCCGGCGGGCGCCCGCGCCACCGCCGAAGGACTTTCCGAGGCGTTCGGCTTCTCCCGGCTGATCGGGGTCGTCGGCACCAGCGGCGACAAGGACGTCAAGGGGCTCCTCGAAGCCTTCGAGCCGATCTTCGCCGAGGTCGTCGTCACGCAGAACTCCACCGCCCGCGCGATGGACGTCGACGCCCTGGCCGCCGTCGCGGTCGAGGTCTTCGGCGACGAGCGGGTCCAGGTGGAGCCCCGCCTGGACGACGCCCTGGAGGCGGCGATCACCCTCGCCGAGGAGGAGGACGAGTACGCGGGCGCCGGCGTCCTGGTGACCGGCTCCGTGATCACGGTCGGTGAGGCCCGGCTGCTTCTGGGAAGGCGTTGA
- the ndk gene encoding nucleoside-diphosphate kinase, which translates to MTQRTLVLLKPDAIRRGLVGEIVGRIERKAGWRITALELRTLDRATLEQHYAEHVGRPFYEPLVEFMQSGPVVALVAEGERVIEGIRTLAGPTDPIAAAPGSIRGDFGTITRENLIHASDSEESAERELKLFFPGLS; encoded by the coding sequence ATGACCCAGCGCACCCTCGTTCTCCTCAAGCCCGACGCGATCCGGCGCGGACTGGTCGGCGAGATCGTCGGGCGGATCGAGCGCAAGGCCGGCTGGCGGATCACCGCGCTGGAGCTGCGCACCCTGGACCGGGCCACGCTGGAGCAGCACTACGCGGAGCACGTGGGCCGCCCGTTCTACGAGCCGCTCGTCGAGTTCATGCAGTCCGGCCCGGTCGTGGCGCTGGTCGCCGAGGGCGAGCGGGTCATCGAGGGCATCCGTACGCTGGCCGGCCCCACCGACCCGATCGCCGCCGCGCCCGGTTCCATCCGGGGCGACTTCGGCACGATCACCCGGGAGAACCTCATCCACGCCTCGGACTCCGAGGAGTCCGCCGAGCGGGAACTGAAGCTTTTCTTCCCCGGCCTCTCCTGA
- the mreC gene encoding rod shape-determining protein MreC, protein MRDTRESRLLLVLLIAIAFALITVDIRGGEESPVDGARRVAAAALGPVENGVAAAVDPVGNAIGAVRDSGERHNRIAQLEKQNAELKAKLGSDDRNRSRARELDRMLKKSAAGQYGIKGAEVIAIGAAQGFSWTVTIDAGSRDGIKRDMTVINGDGLVGRVTTVGPDTATVLLANDPDFTVGTRMEKTDELGFATGQGTRPLSVQFLNGKAKVKKGDRLVTFGSSKDKPFVPGVPVGEVVRVDPSGGDLTRTVYVRPYVGFSRLDIVGVVVQAPREDPRDTVLPKKPAKPAKPKPTPTVTVTISPNGDIVDTAGNVVGNIHESPDPSGNPDPSGGPDATLNAGTAATEQR, encoded by the coding sequence GTGAGGGACACACGAGAGAGCCGGCTGCTCCTGGTGCTGCTGATCGCCATCGCGTTCGCATTGATCACGGTGGACATCCGCGGGGGCGAGGAGTCACCGGTGGACGGCGCCCGGCGGGTCGCCGCAGCGGCCCTCGGGCCGGTCGAGAACGGCGTCGCGGCCGCCGTCGACCCGGTGGGCAACGCCATAGGGGCGGTGCGCGACTCCGGTGAGCGGCACAACCGGATCGCCCAGCTGGAGAAGCAGAACGCCGAGCTCAAGGCGAAGCTCGGCAGCGACGACCGCAACCGCAGCCGGGCCCGCGAGCTCGACCGGATGCTGAAGAAGTCGGCCGCCGGACAGTACGGGATCAAGGGCGCCGAGGTCATCGCCATAGGAGCGGCCCAGGGCTTCTCCTGGACGGTCACCATCGACGCGGGCTCCCGCGACGGGATCAAGCGCGACATGACCGTCATCAACGGCGACGGGCTCGTCGGCCGGGTCACCACCGTCGGCCCGGACACCGCCACGGTCCTCCTGGCCAACGACCCCGACTTCACCGTCGGCACCCGCATGGAGAAGACCGACGAGCTCGGCTTCGCCACCGGCCAGGGCACCCGGCCGCTGTCGGTCCAGTTCCTCAACGGCAAGGCCAAGGTGAAGAAGGGCGACCGGCTCGTCACCTTCGGCTCCAGCAAGGACAAGCCGTTCGTGCCCGGCGTCCCGGTCGGCGAGGTGGTCCGCGTCGACCCGTCCGGCGGCGACCTGACCCGTACCGTCTACGTCCGCCCGTACGTCGGGTTCAGCAGGCTCGACATCGTCGGCGTCGTGGTCCAGGCCCCGCGCGAGGACCCCCGCGACACGGTCCTGCCGAAGAAGCCCGCCAAGCCCGCCAAGCCGAAGCCCACCCCCACCGTCACCGTCACGATCTCGCCCAACGGCGACATCGTCGACACCGCGGGGAACGTCGTCGGCAACATCCACGAGAGCCCGGACCCCAGCGGAAACCCGGACCCCAGCGGCGGTCCGGACGCCACCTTGAACGCCGGCACCGCGGCAACCGAGCAGAGGTAG
- a CDS encoding CHAD domain-containing protein — protein MADSKREIERKYEATAGTRLPDLSRVAGVSAVVHRGVTELDAVYHDTEDHRLAADSLTLRRRTGGSDAGWHLKFPVAPGIRDELREPLSDTLPRSLAALVRSRVRDAELVPVVRLSSARDVHHLLGDRGDLLAEVAVDEVRAVRLTGGEGTAAWTEIEVELADAGDPALLDAVEGRLRKAGIRPSTSASKLARALAGTGPGAEPGKGKPGKAAKTEPGKGKPGGKAREKKPASKPGGKIREKKPASKPDGKAREKKPAPATAGDHVLAYVRRQAEAIVALDPAVRRDLPDSVHQLRVATRRLRSALRTYRRILDRDVTDPLGRELKWLAAELGIDRDQEVLDARLGARLDELPRTLLLGPVRGRLRIRSAARRADSRRRTVAVLDGKRYLALLESLDALLANPPLLPAASSAPGRALPRALLKEYGRLAKRVGRALDLPPGHDRDLALHEARKAAKRTRYAAEAARPALGKPAKRFAKRMKAVQSLLGDHQDSVVAREALRTLAAQAHAAGESAFTWGLLYGREEAAAAAGERELPGVWARASRPGLRSALGD, from the coding sequence ATGGCGGACTCGAAGCGTGAGATCGAGCGGAAGTACGAAGCCACGGCCGGGACCCGGCTGCCCGACCTGAGCCGGGTGGCCGGGGTCTCGGCCGTCGTCCACCGGGGCGTCACCGAGCTGGACGCCGTCTACCACGACACCGAGGACCACCGGCTCGCGGCGGACTCCCTCACCCTGCGCCGCCGCACCGGCGGGAGCGACGCCGGGTGGCACCTCAAGTTCCCGGTCGCCCCCGGCATCCGGGACGAGCTGCGCGAACCCCTCTCCGACACCCTGCCGCGCTCCCTGGCCGCCCTGGTCCGCTCCCGGGTCCGGGACGCCGAACTCGTCCCGGTCGTCCGGCTGAGCTCCGCCCGCGACGTCCACCACCTGCTCGGCGACCGGGGCGACCTGCTCGCCGAGGTCGCCGTCGACGAGGTGCGGGCCGTACGGCTGACGGGCGGCGAGGGTACGGCCGCCTGGACCGAGATCGAGGTCGAACTCGCCGACGCCGGCGACCCGGCGCTCCTGGACGCCGTGGAGGGCCGGCTGCGCAAGGCCGGCATCCGCCCGTCCACGTCGGCGTCGAAGTTGGCCAGGGCCCTCGCCGGGACCGGACCCGGTGCGGAGCCGGGGAAGGGGAAACCGGGGAAGGCGGCGAAGACGGAGCCGGGGAAGGGGAAACCGGGCGGGAAGGCCCGCGAGAAGAAGCCCGCGTCCAAACCGGGCGGGAAGATCCGCGAGAAGAAGCCCGCGTCCAAACCGGACGGGAAGGCCCGCGAGAAGAAGCCCGCGCCCGCCACCGCGGGCGACCACGTCCTCGCGTACGTACGCCGCCAGGCCGAGGCGATCGTCGCCCTCGACCCCGCCGTGCGCCGGGATCTCCCTGACTCCGTGCACCAGCTGCGGGTCGCCACCCGCAGACTGCGCAGCGCCCTGCGGACGTACCGCAGGATCCTGGACCGCGACGTCACCGACCCGCTCGGCCGCGAGCTGAAGTGGCTGGCCGCCGAGCTGGGCATCGACCGCGACCAGGAGGTGCTCGACGCCCGGCTGGGCGCCCGCCTCGACGAACTGCCCCGCACCCTGCTCCTCGGCCCGGTCCGCGGGCGGCTCCGGATCAGGTCGGCGGCCCGCCGGGCGGACTCCCGCCGCCGCACCGTGGCCGTGCTCGACGGGAAGCGGTACCTGGCGCTCCTGGAGAGCCTCGACGCCCTGCTCGCGAACCCGCCGCTGCTGCCCGCCGCGTCGAGTGCTCCCGGCCGGGCGCTGCCCCGCGCCCTGCTGAAGGAGTACGGGCGCCTCGCGAAACGCGTCGGCCGTGCCCTGGACCTGCCGCCCGGCCACGACCGGGACCTCGCCCTGCACGAGGCCCGCAAGGCCGCCAAACGCACCCGTTACGCGGCGGAGGCGGCCCGCCCCGCACTCGGCAAACCCGCGAAGCGGTTCGCCAAACGGATGAAGGCGGTGCAGAGCCTCCTCGGCGACCACCAGGACAGCGTGGTGGCCCGCGAGGCCCTGCGGACCCTGGCCGCCCAGGCCCACGCGGCGGGGGAGTCGGCCTTCACCTGGGGACTGCTGTACGGGCGGGAGGAGGCGGCCGCCGCCGCGGGCGAGCGGGAGCTGCCCGGCGTCTGGGCGCGGGCGTCGCGGCCGGGGCTCCGGTCGGCGCTGGGAGACTGA
- a CDS encoding DUF4233 domain-containing protein, which translates to MRTLCASTLIGEFFVIGFAGLVAMKSDDLSDATVWTVCGIGMLLSVLLCGMITRPGGVQLGWALQIALVLSGFVVPTMFFLGAVFGGLWWASVHYGRKVDEAKARWAAAQETAEAPAGG; encoded by the coding sequence GTGCGTACGCTCTGTGCATCGACGTTGATCGGCGAGTTCTTCGTGATCGGCTTCGCCGGACTCGTCGCGATGAAGTCCGACGACCTGTCGGACGCCACGGTCTGGACGGTCTGCGGCATCGGCATGCTGCTGTCCGTGCTGCTCTGCGGCATGATCACCCGCCCCGGCGGGGTGCAGCTCGGCTGGGCGCTGCAGATCGCCCTGGTGCTGAGCGGCTTCGTCGTCCCGACGATGTTCTTCCTCGGCGCGGTCTTCGGCGGACTGTGGTGGGCCTCGGTGCACTACGGCCGCAAGGTCGACGAGGCGAAGGCCCGCTGGGCGGCCGCGCAGGAGACGGCCGAGGCTCCGGCGGGTGGCTGA
- the mreD gene encoding rod shape-determining protein MreD encodes MHLNRILLSTVLVVVALVVQVSVLARLQLPGAVPDLLLLVVLGLAFVYGHVSGALIGFGAGLLADLAPPADHAAGRYALVLCVIGYLAGLLKPENGQLKSAMVPMAGVVVAAIGSTLLYALVGALVGDTAARHVGLGGLLFTAALYDLLLAPFVVPLIMAVARRTVNDPLAESSGGGDVAAGWLASGTGLRIGSQRGGLRVRAARTRASRAGRIKGVKRL; translated from the coding sequence ATGCATCTGAACCGGATCCTGCTCTCCACGGTCCTGGTCGTGGTCGCCCTCGTCGTCCAGGTCTCCGTGCTCGCCCGCCTCCAGCTCCCCGGCGCCGTGCCCGACCTGCTGCTCCTGGTCGTCCTCGGCCTCGCCTTCGTGTACGGACACGTCAGCGGCGCGCTCATCGGCTTCGGCGCGGGACTCCTCGCCGACCTGGCACCGCCCGCCGACCACGCCGCCGGCCGCTACGCGCTGGTCCTCTGCGTCATCGGCTACCTGGCCGGACTGCTGAAGCCGGAGAACGGGCAGCTGAAGTCGGCGATGGTCCCGATGGCCGGGGTCGTCGTCGCGGCCATCGGCTCGACCCTGCTGTACGCGCTCGTCGGCGCGCTCGTCGGGGACACGGCGGCCCGTCACGTGGGCCTGGGCGGCCTGCTGTTCACCGCCGCCCTCTACGACCTGCTCCTCGCCCCCTTCGTCGTACCGCTGATCATGGCCGTCGCCAGACGCACGGTGAACGACCCGCTCGCCGAGAGCTCCGGCGGCGGGGACGTGGCCGCGGGCTGGCTCGCCTCCGGCACCGGACTGCGGATCGGCAGCCAGCGCGGCGGACTGCGCGTCAGGGCCGCCCGTACCCGCGCCTCCCGCGCCGGACGGATCAAGGGAGTCAAACGACTGTGA
- a CDS encoding rod shape-determining protein has protein sequence MSFIGRDMAIDLGTANTLVYVRGRGIVLNEPSVVAINTNTGGILAVGSEAKKMIGRTPGNIVAVRPLKDGVIADFEITERMLRYFILKIHKRRYLARPRVVVCVPSGITGVERRAVIEASTQAGARQVHIIEEPMAAAIGSGLPVHEATGNMVVDIGGGTTEVAVISLGGIVTAQSIRVAGDELDNAIIQHVKKEYSLLLGERTAEQIKITIGSAHDLEKDEHTEIRGRDLVSGLPKTVVISAAEVRKAIEEPVNAIVDAVKTTLDKCPPELSGDVMDRGIVLTGGGALLRGLDERLRRETGMPIHIAEDPLDSVALGSGKCVEEFEALQQVLDAQPRR, from the coding sequence ATGTCGTTCATCGGCCGTGACATGGCTATCGACCTCGGGACTGCCAACACGCTGGTGTACGTCAGGGGGCGCGGCATCGTCCTGAACGAGCCGTCCGTCGTGGCCATCAACACCAACACCGGCGGCATCCTGGCGGTCGGCTCCGAGGCGAAGAAGATGATCGGGCGCACGCCGGGCAACATCGTTGCCGTGCGCCCCCTGAAGGACGGCGTGATCGCCGACTTCGAGATCACCGAGCGGATGCTCCGCTACTTCATCCTGAAGATCCACAAGCGCCGTTACCTGGCCCGCCCGCGGGTGGTCGTCTGCGTGCCCTCCGGCATCACCGGCGTCGAGCGCCGCGCCGTGATCGAGGCGTCGACCCAGGCCGGAGCGCGCCAGGTGCACATCATCGAGGAGCCCATGGCGGCGGCCATCGGCTCCGGACTGCCGGTCCACGAGGCCACCGGCAACATGGTCGTCGACATCGGCGGCGGCACCACCGAGGTCGCCGTCATCTCGCTCGGCGGAATCGTCACCGCGCAGTCGATCCGGGTCGCGGGCGACGAACTGGACAACGCGATCATCCAGCACGTCAAGAAGGAGTACTCGCTCCTCCTCGGCGAGCGCACCGCCGAACAGATCAAGATCACGATCGGTTCCGCGCACGACCTGGAGAAGGACGAGCACACCGAGATCCGCGGCCGCGACCTGGTCTCCGGCCTCCCCAAGACCGTGGTCATCTCGGCCGCGGAGGTCCGCAAGGCCATCGAGGAACCGGTCAACGCGATCGTCGACGCCGTGAAGACCACGCTCGACAAGTGTCCGCCGGAGCTCTCCGGCGACGTCATGGACCGCGGCATCGTCCTCACCGGCGGCGGCGCGCTGCTGCGCGGACTGGACGAGCGGCTGCGCCGCGAGACCGGCATGCCGATCCACATCGCGGAGGACCCGCTGGACTCGGTGGCCCTCGGATCGGGCAAGTGCGTCGAGGAGTTCGAGGCGCTCCAGCAGGTGCTGGACGCCCAGCCCCGCAGGTGA
- the rodA gene encoding rod shape-determining protein RodA: MAGFSVQRYAPERSAWGRLTARDSVVRKLDWPLLGSAIALSFIGSLLVYSATRGRDSLNHGDPYYFFLRHVLNTGIGFALMVGTIWLGHRTLRGAVPILYGLSVVLVLAVLTPLGATVNGAHAWIIIGGGFSLQPSEFTKITIILVMAMLLAERVDAGDQLHPDHRTVAKALGLAAIPMAIVMGMPDLGSVMVMAVIVLGVLLASGASNRWVFGLLGAGAAGAVAVWQLGLLDDYQIARFAAFANPALDPAGVGYNTNQARIAIGSGGLYGTGLFQGTQTTGQFVPEQQTDFVFTVAGEELGFLGAGLILVLLGVVLWRACRIARETTELYGTIVAAGIIAWFAFQSFENIGMTLGIMPVAGLPLPFVSYGGSSMFAVWVAVGLLQSIKVQRPISA; the protein is encoded by the coding sequence ATGGCAGGCTTCTCCGTCCAGCGGTACGCCCCCGAGCGCTCCGCCTGGGGCCGGCTCACCGCCCGCGACTCCGTGGTCCGCAAGCTCGACTGGCCGCTGCTCGGGTCCGCGATCGCGCTCTCCTTCATCGGCTCGCTGCTGGTCTACTCGGCGACCCGGGGCCGCGACTCGCTCAACCACGGCGACCCGTACTACTTCTTCCTCCGGCACGTGCTCAACACCGGCATCGGCTTCGCCCTGATGGTCGGCACGATCTGGCTCGGCCACCGGACCCTGCGCGGCGCCGTGCCGATCCTGTACGGCCTGTCGGTGGTCCTGGTGCTGGCGGTCCTCACCCCGCTCGGCGCCACCGTCAACGGCGCCCACGCCTGGATCATCATCGGCGGCGGCTTCTCGCTCCAGCCCTCCGAGTTCACCAAGATCACCATCATCCTGGTCATGGCGATGCTGCTCGCCGAGCGCGTCGATGCGGGCGACCAGCTCCACCCCGACCACCGGACCGTCGCCAAGGCCCTCGGCCTGGCCGCCATCCCGATGGCCATCGTCATGGGGATGCCGGACCTCGGCTCCGTGATGGTCATGGCCGTCATCGTGCTCGGGGTGCTCCTCGCCTCCGGCGCCTCGAACCGCTGGGTCTTCGGACTCCTCGGCGCGGGCGCGGCCGGAGCCGTCGCCGTCTGGCAGCTCGGCCTGCTCGACGACTACCAGATCGCCCGCTTCGCCGCCTTCGCCAACCCCGCGCTCGACCCGGCGGGCGTCGGCTACAACACCAACCAGGCCAGGATCGCGATCGGCTCCGGCGGCCTCTACGGCACGGGCCTCTTCCAGGGCACCCAGACCACCGGCCAGTTCGTCCCCGAGCAGCAGACCGACTTCGTCTTCACCGTCGCGGGCGAGGAGCTGGGCTTCCTCGGCGCCGGGCTGATCCTCGTCCTGCTCGGCGTCGTCCTGTGGCGTGCCTGCCGGATAGCGCGCGAGACGACCGAGCTGTACGGCACGATCGTCGCCGCCGGGATCATCGCCTGGTTCGCCTTCCAGTCGTTCGAGAACATCGGGATGACGCTCGGCATCATGCCGGTCGCCGGTCTTCCCCTGCCCTTCGTGTCGTACGGGGGATCCTCGATGTTCGCCGTCTGGGTGGCCGTCGGACTGCTCCAGTCGATCAAGGTGCAGCGACCGATAAGCGCCTGA
- the mrdA gene encoding penicillin-binding protein 2: protein MSNIPETGRTQRVRIRLAVIQVLVFSLLLTLGGRLWYLQIRNGQEYSDEAKNNHVQQVVQPAVRGSILDARGVPLADNETRLVVSASRTELMKMKDDGKSVLTRLAGVLDMKPKEVLDKVRLCDSKTPQPCWNGSPYQPIPVTDEATTQQALTIRERAEDFPGITAEPTAVRRYPAPGKANTAQVLGYLSPVTDEEITKAQDTDSPYLRSDQVGRSGLERTYDKELRGKAGVTRYEVDNLGRVIGQAKNDKAKAGSTVVTSLDARVQAVAEYELDHAMKEARKSFDKNTGENYKADSGAVVVMEAKTGRVVAMASLPNYDPNAWVGGISAKDYAALTGKKSNYPLLNRAIQGQAAPGSIFKVISSTAAVNAGYPFDGNYPCPSSYSIGGQIFKNFESQGHGSITIGRALEVSCDTVYYALAHKEWAKDGGNKPKKHPKDWFYKTAHQFGLGKETGIDLPNEVSGRVPDRKWKQDFYDANKDAWCKQGKKDGTYVEQIAYENCLEGNKMRAGDSVNYSIGQGDTLVTPIQMATIYAAISNGGTLYDPTVGKAIVSGDGKTVETIEPKAHGKLPFTRKTRNDMDEALAGVATRGSAAWRFGGWPQDKIPMHAKTGTAEVYGKQTTSWFATYTKDYSIVMTISQGGTGSGASGPAVRNIYDALYGLDDSGKQDLKKALLPTPQKSLPKIQPDGSIDAPRIKPYDPGSQKTTEDQTLAAVLGRRD from the coding sequence GTGAGCAACATCCCCGAGACCGGCCGGACCCAGCGGGTCCGGATCAGGCTCGCCGTCATCCAGGTCCTCGTCTTCTCCCTGCTGCTCACCCTCGGCGGACGCCTCTGGTACCTCCAGATCCGAAACGGCCAGGAGTACAGCGACGAGGCGAAGAACAACCACGTCCAACAGGTCGTCCAGCCCGCCGTCCGCGGCTCCATCCTCGACGCGCGCGGCGTGCCCCTCGCCGACAACGAGACCCGGCTGGTGGTCTCCGCGAGCCGCACCGAGCTGATGAAGATGAAGGACGACGGCAAGAGCGTGCTGACCCGGCTCGCCGGCGTCCTCGACATGAAGCCCAAGGAAGTCCTCGACAAGGTCCGGCTCTGCGACTCCAAGACGCCGCAGCCCTGCTGGAACGGCTCCCCGTACCAGCCGATCCCGGTCACCGACGAGGCCACCACCCAGCAGGCCCTGACGATCCGTGAACGGGCCGAGGACTTCCCCGGCATCACCGCCGAACCCACCGCCGTACGCCGCTACCCCGCCCCCGGCAAGGCCAACACCGCGCAGGTCCTCGGCTACCTCTCGCCGGTCACCGACGAGGAGATCACCAAGGCCCAGGACACCGACTCGCCCTACCTCCGCTCCGACCAGGTCGGCCGCTCCGGACTGGAGCGCACCTACGACAAGGAGCTGCGCGGCAAGGCGGGCGTCACCCGCTACGAGGTCGACAACCTCGGCCGGGTCATCGGCCAGGCGAAGAACGACAAGGCGAAGGCCGGCTCCACCGTCGTCACCTCCCTCGACGCCCGGGTCCAGGCCGTCGCCGAGTACGAGCTCGACCACGCCATGAAGGAAGCCCGCAAGTCCTTCGACAAGAACACCGGCGAGAACTACAAGGCCGACTCCGGCGCCGTCGTCGTCATGGAGGCGAAGACCGGCCGCGTCGTCGCCATGGCCTCCCTGCCCAACTACGACCCCAACGCCTGGGTCGGCGGCATCTCCGCCAAGGACTACGCCGCGCTCACCGGCAAGAAGTCCAACTACCCGCTGCTGAACCGGGCCATCCAGGGCCAGGCCGCCCCCGGCTCGATCTTCAAGGTCATCTCGTCGACCGCCGCGGTCAACGCCGGCTACCCCTTCGACGGCAACTACCCCTGCCCCAGCTCGTACAGCATCGGCGGACAGATCTTCAAGAACTTCGAGTCCCAGGGCCACGGCTCCATCACCATCGGCCGCGCCCTGGAGGTCTCCTGCGACACCGTCTACTACGCCCTCGCGCACAAGGAATGGGCCAAGGACGGCGGCAACAAGCCGAAGAAGCACCCCAAGGACTGGTTCTACAAGACCGCCCACCAGTTCGGCCTCGGCAAGGAGACCGGCATCGACCTCCCCAACGAGGTCAGCGGCCGGGTCCCCGACCGCAAGTGGAAGCAGGACTTCTACGACGCGAACAAGGACGCCTGGTGCAAGCAGGGCAAGAAGGACGGCACGTACGTCGAGCAGATCGCGTACGAGAACTGCCTCGAAGGCAACAAGATGCGCGCCGGTGACTCCGTCAACTACTCGATCGGTCAGGGCGACACCCTCGTCACCCCGATCCAGATGGCCACCATCTACGCCGCGATCTCCAACGGCGGCACGCTCTACGACCCCACCGTCGGCAAGGCGATCGTCAGCGGCGACGGCAAGACCGTCGAGACGATCGAGCCCAAGGCGCACGGGAAGCTGCCCTTCACCCGCAAGACCCGCAACGACATGGACGAAGCCCTCGCGGGAGTCGCGACCCGCGGTTCGGCCGCCTGGCGATTCGGCGGCTGGCCGCAGGACAAGATCCCGATGCACGCCAAGACGGGTACGGCCGAGGTCTACGGCAAGCAGACGACCTCCTGGTTCGCCACGTACACCAAGGACTACTCGATCGTCATGACGATCTCCCAGGGCGGCACCGGCTCCGGCGCGTCCGGGCCCGCCGTGCGCAACATCTACGACGCCCTCTACGGACTCGACGACTCCGGAAAGCAGGACCTGAAGAAGGCGCTGCTGCCCACCCCGCAGAAGTCCCTGCCCAAGATCCAGCCCGACGGCTCGATCGACGCCCCGCGGATCAAGCCCTACGACCCCGGCTCGCAGAAGACCACCGAGGACCAGACCCTCGCGGCGGTCCTGGGGAGGCGCGACTGA